Sequence from the Maribacter algicola genome:
TCATCATTTTTTCATCCGGTTTATCCGCGTCCTTGGAGGAAAGTACGTCATAGAGGTTGGATGATTCTTCCTCCTTAAAGGGAGCATCCAATGAAAGTGACCTCCCAGAAATTTTGATAGAACTTTCCACCTTTCTTTCGCTCATATCCAATTCAGATGCTATTTCCGATGGATTTGGTGCACGTTCCAATTGCTGTTCCAATGAAGAATACACCTTGTAGATTTTGGTGTTCGTCGCAATTTTGTTTTGTGGTAATCGGATAGATTTTCCATTCTTGGACAGAGCCTGTAAAATAGATTGACGGATCCACCAGACGGCATAGGAAATAAATTTAAAGCCCCGTGTTTCGTCAAATCGCTTTGCTGCCTTGACCAGTCCCAAATTTCCTTCGTTGATCAAGTCTGTTAAACTTAATCCCCTATTTTGATATTGTTTGGCAGCAGAAACAACAAATCGTAGGTTGGCATTTACCAATTTTTCCAAAGCTTTTTGGTCTCCCTCTTTTATTCTTTGGGCTAGTTTCACCTCTTCATCAGCCGTAATCAGTTCGATTTTGCTTATCTCTTGAAAGTACTTTTCAAGTGACTTGGTGTCACGGTTCGTAATTTGCTTTGTAATTTTTAGTTGACGCATAAAGTGTTTTGGGTTATGACTTACATATAACCTACACCTTTTATCAAAAAATCCAAATTAAGGATCAAAAACCTTCGGTTTTTAATGAAATCAGTCAATATTTTGCTGAGAATCATTCAATATAGGCAGATAATGAATGATTATACTCGAATCCAATAGATACATAAAATGGGAACTCCAGGCAGCCCCAGTTCATTTCTAAGTGCATTTGGGTAATAGGACTACCTTTTTATCTAATAAATTTTCTGTCCTGTACTTTGAATTACATTTATTGAAAAACTTCATAATGACATTTTATTTGTTAAAATATTTAAGATGTAATATTTATATTGCACAAATAGTATCAATTTAATACATTGGATTTGTTAGGTGTGTAAAATACAATTATTGAATGGGAGTGATGCCTAATTTAAAAGATATATCCTAAGATTCTAATTACCTATCCATTGGAAAACCCAAGCAAAATACTTCTGGAGAAATTGTTTTTGGAACATTATAAACAATGGGGTTTATGAACCGTTTGCCTTTTTTGGAATATTGATATGTTCTACCGCAAAAATAGCCTTTTAACAACGAAATCTTCAACAAGCGGTTTCTAGAATGGGACCTGATAATTTGGATACCAAAGTAAGGTGGGACGTGGATTAACAAGTATACAAGTTTAATAATAGATAAGAATGAAATCAATTCTAAAACAGATCATAGAGAAGAACAAACTGGAAGAGAAGCATCTTTTTCAATCTAGAAAGTCGGAACTTGAAAACCCTAAGACCCCGGACGAAAGAAGAAACTTCCTAAAGAAGACGGCTTTGGGTGGAATAGCGATGACCGGAATGATCGGACTTGGGATAGAGGATACAATAGCCCAAACGACTTCTAAGGTTAGCCGTATGTCCGCACCTTCAGACCTCAAGATAACTGACATGCGATATGCCTTGACCAATGTCATGGGTGGTACCGCTATTATAAAAATAGAAACCAATCAAGGTATCTACGGTCTGGGTGAGGTTAGGGATGCGGCTGATGTTCGCTATGCTCTTTTTCTTAAGAGCAGAATCCTTGGGGAAAACCCTTGTAACGTCGAGAAGATATTTAAGAGTATCAAGCAATTTGGGGGTCCCGCAAGACAAGCGGGCGGTGTCTGTGCCGTAGAAATGGCCCTCTGGGATATTTGCGGAAAGGCCTACAACGTTCCCGCTTGGCAACTGCTTGGTGGAAGATATAGGGACAAGGTTAGGCTATATGCGGATACACCCGAAGCATCATCCCCCGAAGAACAAAAAAGATTGATAGACTTTAGGGTAAATGAGCAAGGATATACTTGGTTGAAAATGGATGTTTCTATAGGGGAGCTCAGGGGAAAACCTGGAACCGTTGTGAATGGTAAGTTTTGGGAAAATGATAAGGGTGTTTTGGCTCAATGGGGAGATCGAAGAAATATGATGTCCTACGGAAATACGATGCATCCTTTCACGCAAATCCAAATCACTGAAAAAGGTTTGGAAGAATTGCAACAGGTAGTTGAGGATGTTCGTAATATGGTGGGCTATGAGATTCCTATTTCCACGGACCATTACGGACACTTTGATTTGAACAACGGTATTCGATTGGCAAAGGCATTGGACAAATACAGATTGGCCTGGTTTGAGGATATGGTACCATGGCAGTACAATGAACAATGGCGCACTATTACGGATGCTATAGAGACGCCAACAACGACTGGTGAGGATATTTATCTTTTAAAGGATTTCCTTCCCTTGATCCATAACAGGGCCGTGGATATTATACATCCGGATTTGGCCTCTTCTGGCGGGCTTTTGGAAACTAAACGAATTGCCGACTATGCCGAGGAATATGGTATAGCCATGGCCATGCATCAGGCTGGTACGCCGGTTTCATTTATGGCCAATGTGCATTGCGCTGCCGCCACTCAAAACTTTTTGGCATTGGAACACCACTCGGTTGACGTTCCCTGGTGGGAAAGTCTGGTAAAAACGGTGGGAGGTTTTAAAATGATAGATAAAGGTTTTGCCACCGTACCACTCACTGCACCAGGTTTGGGTATCGAGTTGGATGAAGAAGTGGTTAAGGCCCATTTGCATCCATCTGATAAGACATTCTTTAAATCCACAGAGGAATGGAATGAACTTAGATCACATGACAGAACATTTAGTTAAGGTTTTAAAATTGTAATTAATAGAACTGAGAAAGAATGTATGAACATTGAAATTTAGAATTTGAGTTAGTTTAAGTTAGGCTGGAGAACACTTCCTTTTTTGGAAGGGTTCTCAGCTTGCTTACAATGGTATCTAAATTTTGTAATACTATAAATCAAGAGAACTTTAATAATTGTAAAAATGAAAAATTTCAAAATTGTAATGGTCTTATGTTGTTTAACATACCATTTCCAAGGCGATGCTCAAGGGGTTACAGGTTCTGCGGAATATATCAAGGAGCTGACTTCCCAATGGAAAGGGGAGCGCTTTGATGATGGAAGACCCAAGGTGTCCGATGCCCTATTAAGTAGAATGAAGAATATACAGATAGAAGAGGCCTGGGGCTTTTTAAGAAGTAGGGGCTACAACAACCAATATGAAGGGGAATGGGAAATAATCCATCCAGAAGGTGTGATGACAGGAAGAGTGGTCACTGCCCAGTATATGCCGTTAAGACCGGACTATCAAAAATTAATAAAAATAAAGGGAGCCGAGGAAAAAAGAGATACCATTGGAGG
This genomic interval carries:
- a CDS encoding sigma-70 family RNA polymerase sigma factor; the protein is MRQLKITKQITNRDTKSLEKYFQEISKIELITADEEVKLAQRIKEGDQKALEKLVNANLRFVVSAAKQYQNRGLSLTDLINEGNLGLVKAAKRFDETRGFKFISYAVWWIRQSILQALSKNGKSIRLPQNKIATNTKIYKVYSSLEQQLERAPNPSEIASELDMSERKVESSIKISGRSLSLDAPFKEEESSNLYDVLSSKDADKPDEKMMKESLQTDIHQALETIPERQRDVIRLFYGIGKEPPMSLSEIGDLFDITRERVRQVREKGLRALRKKSRNKVLRSYL
- a CDS encoding mandelate racemase/muconate lactonizing enzyme family protein — encoded protein: MKSILKQIIEKNKLEEKHLFQSRKSELENPKTPDERRNFLKKTALGGIAMTGMIGLGIEDTIAQTTSKVSRMSAPSDLKITDMRYALTNVMGGTAIIKIETNQGIYGLGEVRDAADVRYALFLKSRILGENPCNVEKIFKSIKQFGGPARQAGGVCAVEMALWDICGKAYNVPAWQLLGGRYRDKVRLYADTPEASSPEEQKRLIDFRVNEQGYTWLKMDVSIGELRGKPGTVVNGKFWENDKGVLAQWGDRRNMMSYGNTMHPFTQIQITEKGLEELQQVVEDVRNMVGYEIPISTDHYGHFDLNNGIRLAKALDKYRLAWFEDMVPWQYNEQWRTITDAIETPTTTGEDIYLLKDFLPLIHNRAVDIIHPDLASSGGLLETKRIADYAEEYGIAMAMHQAGTPVSFMANVHCAAATQNFLALEHHSVDVPWWESLVKTVGGFKMIDKGFATVPLTAPGLGIELDEEVVKAHLHPSDKTFFKSTEEWNELRSHDRTFS